In Anas platyrhynchos isolate ZD024472 breed Pekin duck chromosome 7, IASCAAS_PekinDuck_T2T, whole genome shotgun sequence, one genomic interval encodes:
- the COPS8 gene encoding COP9 signalosome complex subunit 8, with protein MPVAVMAEGAFSFRKLLEQCETQELEAPGGIATPLVYGQLLALYLLHNDMNNARYLWKRIPPAIKSANAELGAVWSVGQRIWQRDFPGIYTTISAHQWSETIQPIMEALRDATRRRAFGLVSQAYTSIVADDFAAFVGLPVEEAVKGVLEQGWQADFSTRMVMPKKPGALEASFNRFIPSSEPAPVPPIPNEQQLARLTDYVAFLEN; from the exons ATGCCGGTGGCGGTGATGGCGGAGGGCGCCTTCAGCTTCAGGAAGCTGCTGGAGCAGTGCGAGACGCAGGAGCTCGAG GCCCCTGGAGGAATTGCTACGCCTCTTGTTTATGGCCAGCTTCTGGCTTTATACCTGTTGCATAATGACAT GAATAATGCACGATATCTTTGGAAAAGAATTCCTCCTGCTATTAAATCT GCAAATGCTGAACTTGGTGCAGTTTGGTCAGTAGGCCAACGAATCTGGCAAAGAGACTTCCCAGGAATCTATACAACAATCAGTGCGCACCAGTGGTCTGAGACCATTCAACCAATCATGGAAGCACTTAGAG ATGCAACTAGGAGGCGAGCTTTTGGACTGGTTTCTCAAGCATATACATCAATAGTTGCAGATGATTTTGCAGCCTTTGTTGGGCTTCCTGTAGAAGAAGCTGTGAAAG gTGTGTTAGAACAGGGCTGGCAAGCAGACTTTTCCACTCGTATGGTAATGCCTAAAAAGCCAG GTGCGCTGGAAGCTTCCTTTAACAGATTTATTCCTTCATCAG aaccTGCTCCCGTTCCACCAATTCCAAATGAACAGCAGTTGGCCAGATTGACCGACTATGTGGCTTTCCTTGAAAATTGA